From one Salvelinus alpinus chromosome 14, SLU_Salpinus.1, whole genome shotgun sequence genomic stretch:
- the LOC139539067 gene encoding 1-phosphatidylinositol 3-phosphate 5-kinase-like isoform X9 — protein sequence MDSVRSWLLAYNNRIARLRSSDMEAEDKSSPSTLDCSVKPPISPGSPSHLTHFKPLTPEQDEPPLRSAYSSFVNLFRFNKEEGRPPSVTEKPDVALTSTTGERRSWTSPAHSIHGSGTHRKQHPNLLRRTSTASEDCRKPETPLSTHDPRTAVQLRTALKRLKEIMEGKSQDSDLKQYWMPDSQCKECYDCNEKFTTFRRRHHCRLCGQIFCSRCCNQEIPGKFMGYTGDLRACTYCRKIALSYSQSADSGSIGEDLSALSDSSVSSVCILEPSEPRTPVGGRKSSRNIFLEEDLAWQRSASVTNLSLDRSGSSMVPSYDSSVSPQTSRTMPKPDHSEEERKILLDSSQLKDLWKKICHNTTGMEFQDHRYWLRTYPNCIVGKELVNWLLRSGTISTRAQAIAIGQAVVDGRWLDCVTHHDQLFRDEYALYRPLQSTEFSETPSPDSDSVNSLEGHSEPSWFKDIKFDDSDTDQVADENDYVTANSSSPSKRTSVSSFQSVVDSDSAASINLNMEQDNVNFHIKKQSKYHVPPHPKEQKEYLVSEDGGQNISISDAFIKESLFNRRVEEKAKEVLFTPLGWHHSSLDQLREENGEKEAMERLLSANHSHMMALLQQLLYSESLCLSWRDIIVPVVKQVVQTVRPDVRSCDDDMDIRQLVHVKKIPGGKKFDSAVVNGFVCTKNIAHKKMNSYIKNPKILLLKCSIEYLYREETKFTCIDPIVLQEHEFLKNYVQRIVDVRPNLVLVEKTVSRIAQDMLLEHGITLVINVKPQVLDRVSHMTQGDLVMSMDQLLTKPRLGTCQKFYLHSFQLANNELKTLMFFEGCPPQLGCTIKLRGASEYELARVKEIIILMVCVAYHSQLEISFLMDEFAMPPSLAKTSFPCLLESTTVEEEESQENETDQSTLSQGGETVLGDEEEKPSLGKSVSESSSPKDVEVVKVTKNQLLSSSSSLVAEGMESAEVMTSTPLSNPLAPPPPYLIDDLEELTDEIGLEQGEETEGGSGSGVLGRGESQEESSGSETAPRLFRDPLQDDTGLFVTEQQVASTDDHLRTLTAGFKQELKDIILCVSPFITFREPFLLSPAGLRCPSRDYFPQQVYLSPLLNKDFKELDGRRKRQLLKDSTPSGGGMANGGPRPIQVLPSHRLTSARIAEHLGSSQDLAKMLADYRAQGGRLRQEEADPFAQPLPKPPVREALPPKHPVKADSEEEKPAGQNDMTWASKLDCLNPVNHQRLCVLFSSSSAQSNNAPNPCVSPWMVTMEFYGKNDLTLGIFLERYCFRPSYQCPSMFCETPMVHHVRRFVHGSGCVQIVLKELDSPVPGYQHTILNYSWCRICKQVTPVVPLSNDSWSMSFAKYLELRFYGHQYTRRANAEPCGHSIHHDYHQYFSYNQMVASFSYISVRLLEVCLPPPKIFIRNQGPSKGRIQQDLKDFSQKVTQVYLAIDDRLTSLKTDTFSKTREQKMEDLFAQKDMEEADLHSWIEKLQARLQACGSDSPQQLQTVLESVVVKKQSLCETLQSWNSRLQDLFQQEKSRKRLSVPASPGRHRQTDDSKPSALESSPRNPSPLVQNVDKEDRHLTAMPSSWGSSLLALPSPGEPGSEPLSSGPCFPDQDSVSIPEDVFDGHLLGSNDSQVKEKSTMKAILANLMPGNSYNSIPFPFEPDKHYLMYEHERVPIAVCEREPSSIISFALSCKEYKSALDELWKTTLKTGGEDTTLSTSSGESRVKNSPAKPNETASSQMGLGRSSMDSDPLKDADIGDNHKKSTGNPHIELQFSDAHAKFYCRIYYAEEFHKMRAEIMESTEDDFVRSLSHCVNWQARGGKSGAVFYATEDDRFILKQMPRLEVQSFLDFAPHYFTYITGAVQQKRPTALAKILGVYRIGYKNSQNNSEKKLDLLVMENLFYGRKMAQVFDLKGSLRNRNVKTESGKESCEVVLLDENLLKLVHDNPMYIRAHCKAILRAAIHSDAYFLSSHLIIDYSLLVGRDDATDELVVGIIDYIRTFTWDKKLEMVVKSTGILGGQGKMPTVVSPELYRARFCEAMDKYFLMVPDHWTGLGVNC from the exons ATGGACTCTGTGCGCTCCTGGCTCCTGGCCTACAACAACAGAATAGCCAGGCTCAG GAGCAGTGACATGGAGGCTGAGGACAAATCCTCGCCCTCTACGCTGGATTGCAGTGTGAAGCCTCCCATCTCCCCTGGCAGCCCATCTCACCTGACACACTTCAAACCCCTGACTCCAGAGCAGGATGAGCCTCCGCTCCGATCAGCCTACAGCTCCTTTGTCAACCTGTTCCGCTTCAATAAAG AGGAGGGGCGGCCGCCCTCGGTGACAGAGAAACCGGATGTGGCTTTGACGTCAACCACTGGGGAGCGTAGGAGCTGGACCAGCCCAGCACACTCCATCCACGGCTCTGGGACCCATAGGAAACAACACCCCAACCTGCTCCGTAGAACATCCACTgcctcag AGGACTGTAGGAAACCAGAAACCCCCCTGAGCACTCACGACCCCCGTACGGCTGTTCAGCTCCGCACTGCTTTGAAAAGACTCAAGGAGATCATGGAGGGAAAGAGTCAG GACAGTGACCTGAAGCAGTACTGGATGCCAGACAGTCAGTGTAAGGAGTGCTACGACTGCAACGAGAAGTTCACCACCTTCCGCCGCCGCCACCACTGCCGGCTCTGCGGACAGATCTTCTGCAGCCGCTGCTGCAACCAGGAAATCCCTGGCAAGTTTATGGGCTACACAG GAGACCTGCGGGCCTGCACCTACTGCCGTAAGATCGCTCTGAGCTACTCCCAGTCTGCAGATTCTGGCTCCATTGGAGAGGACCTGTCTGCTCTGTCTGACTCCTCCGTCAGCTCCGTCTGCATCCTGGAACCCAGCGAGCCTCGCACCCCGGTCGGAGGACGCAAGTCCAGCCGCAACATCTTCCTAGAGGAGGACCTGGCCTGGCAGAG GTCAGCCAGTGTGACCAACCTGTCCCTGGACAGGTCTGGCTCCTCCATGGTGCCCTCTTATGACAGCTCAGTGAGCCCCCAGACCAGTAGGACCATGCCCAAACCTGAccacagtgaagaggagaggaagatactGCTG GACTCGTCCCAGCTCAAAGACCTGTGGAAGAAGATTTGTCACAACACTACTGGCATGGAGTTTCAGGACCACCGCTACTGGCTCCGTACATACCCCAACTGCATTGTGGGGAAGGAGCTGGTCAACTGGCTGCTGAGGAGTGGAACCATCTCCACCAG GGCCCAGGCAATAGCCATTGGTCAGGCTGTGGTAGACGGTCGTTGGTTGGACTGTGTCACTCACCACGACCAGCTGTTCAGGGATGAGTACGCTCTCTATCGCCCCCTCCAG AGCACAGAGTTCTCTGAGACCCCGTCTCCTGACAGTGACAGTGTCAACTCTCTGGAGGGACACTCAGAACCCTCCTGGTTCAAAGACATCAAGTTTGACGACAGTGACACAGACCAGGTGGCTGACGAGAATGACTATGTCACAGCCA ACTCATCCAGCCCCAGTAAGAGGACGTCAGTTAGTAGTTTCCAGTCAGTGGTGGATAGTGACTCTGCTGCCTCCATCAACCTCAATATGGAGCAGGACAACGTCAACTTCCACATCAAGAAACAGTCCAAGTACCATGTACCCCCGCACCCCAAGGAGCAGAAAG AGTACCTGGTCTCAGAGGACGGAGGACAGAATATCTCCATCAGTGACGCTTTCATCAAAG AGTCCCTGTTTAACCGTCGTGTGGAGGAGAAAGCTAAGGAGGTGCTGTTCACTCCTCTGGGCTGGCACCACAGCTCCCTGGACCAGCTCAGAGAGGAGAACGGGGAGAAGGAGGCCATGGAGAGGCTACT CTCTGCCAACCACAGCCACATGATGGCGCTGCTGCAGCAGTTGCTGTACAGCGAGTCCCTGTGCCTCTCCTGGCGTGACATCATCGTTCCCGTGGTGAAGCAGGTAGTGCAGACGGTGCGGCCGGACGTTCGCAGCTGTGATGATGACATGGACATCAGACAACTGGTTCACGTCAAGAAG aTTCCTGGAGGGAAGAAGTTTGACTCTGCGGTAGTGAATGGCTTTGTCTGTACCAAGAACATTGCCCACAAAAAA ATGAACTCGTACATCAAGAACCCCAAGATCCTGCTTCTGAAGTGTTCTATAGAGTATCTctacagagaggagaccaagTTCACCTGCATTGACCCCATTGTGCTTCAG GAGCATGAGTTTCTGAAGAACTATGTTCAGCGTATAGTGGACGTGCGTCCCAACCTGGTGCTGGTGGAGAAGACCGTGTCTCGTATCGCTCAGGACATGCTGCTGGAGCACGGCATCACACTGGTTATCAACGTCAAACCG CAAGTCTTAGACAGGGTGAGTCATATGACCCAGGGGGACCTGGTCATGTCCATGGACCAGCTGCTCACCAAGCCTCGACTGGGAACCTGCCAAAAGTTCTACCTACACTCCTTCCAGCTGGCCAACA ATGAGTTGAAGACTCTGATGTTCTTTGAGGGCTGCCCTCCCCAGCTAGGCTGTACCATAAAGCTTCGCGGGGCGTCTGAGTACGAGCTGGCCAGGGTTAAAGAGATCATCATCCTCATGGTGTGTGTGGCTTACCACTCCCAGCTAGAGATATCCTTCCTCATGGATGAGTTCGCCATGCCTCCCAGCCTTGCCAAGACCAGCTTCCCCTGTCTCCTGGAGAGCACTACCGtcgaggaggaggagagccaggAAAATGAGACCGACCAGAGCACCCTCTCCCAGGGAGGAGAGACTGTGCTAGGGGACGAGGAGGAGAAGCCTTCCCTGGGGAAGTCTGTATCGGAATCCTCCTCGCCTAAAGATGTCGAGGTTGTCAAAGTCACCAAGAACCAACTCctgtcctcctcatcctccctggTGGCCGAGGGGATGGAGTCAGCAGAGGTCATGACCTCCACGCCGTTGTCCAATCCCCTGGCGCCGCCACCACCCTACCTCATTGATGACCTGGAGGAGTTGACAGATGAGATTGGACTGGAGCAGGGGGAGGAGACTGAGGGGGGGAGCGGGTCAGGGGTTCTGGGGAGGGGTGAGTCGCAGGAGGAGAGCTCTGGTTCGGAGACGGCTCCCAGGCTGTTCAGAGACCCCCTGCAGGATGACACAGGGCTGTTTGTCACAGAGCAG CAGGTGGCCTCGACGGACGACCATCTCAGGACGCTGACGGCAGGCTTCAAACAGGAGCTGAAGGACATCATCCTGTGTGTCTCCCCCTTCATCACTTTCAGAGagcccttcctcctctcccccgctGGCCTACGCTGCCCCAGCAGAGACTACTTTCCTCAACAG GTGTACCTCTCCCCACTGCTAAACAAGGACTTCAAAGAACTAGACGGTCGACGTAAGCGACAACTCCTCAAAGACTCCACCCCATCAGGTGGAGGCATGGCCAACGGAGGCCCTCGCCCCATCCAGGTGTTACCCTCCCACCGCCTTACCAGTGCCCGCATCGCAGAGCATCTGGGCAGCAGCCAGGACTTGGCCAAGATGCTGGCAGACTACCGTGCCCAAGGAGGCCGCCTCCGACAGGAGGAGGCAGACCCCTTCGCCCAGCCCCTACCCAAGCCACCGGTCCGGGAGGCTCTGCCGCCCAAGCACCCCGTCAAGGCTGATAGTGAGGAGGAGAAGCCAGCGGGACAGAACGACATGACCTGGGCCTCCAAG CTGGACTGCCTGAACCCAGTGAACCATCAGAGACTCTGTGTTCTGTTCAGCAGCTCCTCTGCCCAGTCCAACAACGCCCCCAACCCCTGCGTCAGTCCCTG GATGGTCACGATGGAGTTCTACGGAAAGAATGACCTCACACTAGGAAtattcctggagagatactgttTCAG gcCGTCCTATCAATGCCCCAGTATGTTCTGTGAGACTCCCATGGTGCACCATGTGCGGCGGTTTGTCCATGGCAGTGGCTGTGTTCAGATCGTACTGAAGGAGCTGGACTCTCCTGTGCCTGGATACCAACACACCATCCTCAACTACTCCTGGTGCCGCATATGCAAACAG GTGACTCCTGTGGTACCCCTGTCTAATGACTCGTGGTCCATGTCCTTTGCTAAGTACCTGGAGCTGAGGTTCTATGGTCACCAGTATACCAGGAGGGCTAATGCTGAGCCCTGTGGCCACTCCATCCACCATGACTACCATCAGTACTTCTCCTACAACCAGATGGTGGCCTCATTCAG CTACATCTCAGTGAGACTGCTAGAGGTCTGCCTCCCTCCTCCTAAGATCTTCATCAGGAACCAGGGGCCCTCCAAGGGCCGGATCCAGCAGGACCTCAAGGACTTCTCACAGAA GGTGACTCAGGTGTACCTGGCCATAGATGACCGCCTCACCTCCCTGAAGACGGACACCTTCAGCAAGACACGTGAGCAGAAGATGGAGGACCTGTTTGCACAGAAAGAT ATGGAGGAGGCAGATCTGCATAGCTGGATAGAGAAGCTGCAGGCTCGTCTCCAGGCCTGTGGTAGTGACTCCCCCCAGCAGCTCCAGACTGTACTGGAATCAGTGGTAGTGAAGAAACAGAGCCTGTGTGAAACACTGCAGTCCTGGAACAGCAG GCTGCAGGACCTGTTCCAGCAGGAGAAGAGCAGGAAGCGTCTGTCTGTCCCAGCCAGCCCTGGgagacaccgacagacagacgaCAGCAAG CCAAGTGCTCTGGAGTCCTCTCCACGCAACCCCTCCCCTTTAGTACAAAATGTTGACAAAG AGGATCGTCACCTCACTGCCATGCCCTCAAGCTGGGGCTCGTCATTGCTAGCGTTACCGTCACCAGGGGAACCAGGCTCAGAACCCCTCTCGTCTGGACCCTGCTTCCCTGACCAGGATTCCGTCAGCATCCCAgagg ATGTGTTTGATGGACACCTGTTGGGCTCCAATGACAGCCAGGTGAAAGAGAAGTCCACCATGAAGGCCATTCTAGCCAACCTGATGCCAGGCAACAGTTACAACTCCATCCCATTCCCATT TGAACCAGACAAGCATTACCTGATGTATGAGCATGAGAGAGTGCCCATCgccgtgtgtgagagagaacccAGCTCCATCATCTCATTCGCTCTCAG CTGTAAGGAGTATAAGAGTGCTCTGGATGAACTGTGGAAGACAACATTGAAGACAGGAGGCGAGGACACCACCCTGTCCACCAG CTCTGGAGAGAGCCGGGTCAAGAACAGCCCAGCCAAGCCCAACGAGACAGCCTCCTCCCAGATGGGTCTGGGCCGCAGCAGCATGGACTCTGACCCTCTTA AAGATGCAGACATAGGAGACAACCATAAGAAGTCAACAGGAAACCCTCATATTGAATTAC AGTTCTCTGATGCCCACGCTAAGTTCTACTGTAGGATCTACTATGCTGAGGAGTTCCACAAGATGAGAGCGGAGATAATGGAGAGTACAGAGGATGACTTTGTTCGCTCGCTGTCCCACTGTGTCAACTGGCAGGCCCGCGGTGGCAAGTCTGGGGCCGTCTTCTATGCCACCGAAG atgaCCGATTCATCCTGAAGCAGATGCCCAGACTAGAGGTTCAGTCCTTCCTGGACTTTGCCCCTCACTACTTCACCTACATCACTGGAGCCGTGCAGCAGAAG CGGCCCACTGCCCTGGCTAAGATCCTGGGTGTGTACCGGATCGGCTACAAGAACTCCCAGAACAACTCTGAGAAGAAACTGGACCTTCTTGTCATGGAGAACCTGTTCTATGGCAGGAAGATGGCCCAGGTGTTCGATCTCAAGGGTTCTCTGAGGAACCGCAACGTCAAGACCGAGTCTGGGAAGGAGAGCTGTGAG